From Serinicoccus profundi, the proteins below share one genomic window:
- a CDS encoding ABC transporter permease: protein MTADAAATRSGTTLPVHEGGTMGRLLRALRTPGGAVFVLVAVLLLAVIAANPSFGEPGSLVRFIGRTAPIAIAAMGQYFVIVSGEFDLSMGSVVAMQVVLAGNLIGQDESRVLPVLLLMFVLGALVGLVNGLATTILKVPSFIVTLGTMLALSGLVLYLTGGAATGNPVDSFRQIGRGGIQGVPLLEVIPYPAIILLVLAAAAFWLMRRPFGRTLVAVGDNRQAVQLSGSSTWWLTTRAFILSSLAATVAGIILVGYAGVHPSVGRGYEFTAITAVVVGGVVLGGGRGWVLSAAAGAFALELLFTLLNFVGVASTWRDSVQGVIIIVAVAIGARAWQGGRRRTTPTGRTLDHTQAPERAHTESSDRPTTTPDPGTT, encoded by the coding sequence ATGACCGCTGACGCCGCGGCGACCCGCTCCGGCACCACCCTGCCGGTGCACGAGGGCGGGACGATGGGGCGCCTGCTGCGGGCACTGCGCACGCCGGGCGGCGCGGTCTTCGTGCTCGTCGCCGTGCTGCTCCTGGCCGTCATCGCCGCCAACCCCAGCTTCGGCGAGCCCGGCTCCCTCGTCCGCTTCATCGGTCGCACCGCTCCCATCGCCATCGCCGCCATGGGGCAGTACTTCGTCATCGTCTCCGGCGAGTTCGACCTCTCGATGGGCTCGGTCGTCGCGATGCAGGTGGTGCTGGCCGGCAACCTCATCGGGCAGGACGAGAGCCGCGTGCTGCCTGTGCTGCTGCTGATGTTCGTCCTCGGCGCCCTCGTCGGCCTCGTCAACGGCCTGGCCACGACGATCCTCAAGGTCCCCAGCTTCATCGTCACCCTCGGCACGATGCTCGCGCTCTCCGGCCTCGTGCTCTACCTCACCGGCGGCGCCGCGACCGGCAACCCGGTCGACTCCTTCCGCCAGATCGGCCGCGGCGGCATCCAGGGCGTCCCGCTCCTGGAGGTCATCCCCTACCCCGCGATCATCCTCCTCGTGCTGGCTGCCGCAGCATTCTGGCTGATGCGCCGCCCCTTCGGCCGCACCCTTGTCGCGGTCGGCGACAACCGGCAGGCGGTGCAGCTGTCCGGCTCCTCGACCTGGTGGCTCACCACCCGCGCGTTCATCCTGTCCTCGCTCGCCGCGACCGTCGCCGGCATCATCCTCGTCGGGTATGCCGGGGTCCACCCCTCCGTCGGGCGCGGCTACGAGTTCACCGCGATCACGGCGGTCGTCGTGGGCGGCGTCGTGCTCGGCGGCGGACGCGGCTGGGTGCTGTCCGCCGCAGCAGGTGCCTTCGCCCTCGAGCTGCTCTTCACCCTGCTCAACTTCGTCGGCGTCGCCTCCACCTGGAGGGACTCCGTCCAGGGCGTCATCATCATCGTCGCCGTCGCCATCGGGGCCCGTGCCTGGCAGGGAGGCCGACGACGCACCACCCCGACCGGTCGCACCCTCGACCACACGCAGGCCCCCGAGCGGGCGCATACCGAGTCCTCAGACCGACCCACCACCACGCCCGACCCGGGCACCACCTAA